The DNA region TTGAGATGTAATATTTTGCATCCTTTTGTTGTCTTTCGGATAGACCTTTAATTTTCAAAATAAATTTTTATTATTGATAATCAGCTGATTAAATTTGAATTTTAATTTTCTTTACTACTTTGTATTGCATGATACTAAAATAAAAATATATCTTTGTAACGGAAAGTATTATAAAACTACTCATTATTAAAATTCAAAAAAAATTAGAACCGGAAGAAAAGAAGAAAGCAAAACCAATAACCAAAAAACTGATCACCGAAAAAACAATAACCAGCTTTCTTCTTTTTCTTTTTTAAAAATCAAACTCATGAAAAAATTACTCATCTCGCTTTCTCTGCTGACAGGAATTGTTGCTTTTTCACAAACAGATTCAGCAAAGGTTCAAAACATTGAAAATGTAACCGTTACTAAAAAGGTCATTCAGAAAAAATCCGACCGCCTCGTTTTCGATGTATCCGCATCGCCAGTTGCGAAAGGAAATACAGCGTTCAACCTTTTGAAAGAAACTCCGCTCGTTTCTTCCACCGACGATAAAACCTTGAAAATTGCAGGAAAATCCAACGCGGTTATTTTCATTAATGGAAAGAAAACCCAGATGAATGCCGATGCCATCGAAGCTTTGCTGAAAAATACACCTGCTGAAAATATCCAGAAAATTGAGGTGATTACTTTGCCTGGAAGTGAATTCAACGTTGAAAGTTCGGACGGAATTATCAATATCGTTTTAAAGAAAAAATTAACCGACGGTGCAAACGGAAATTTCAGAGCGAGCAATTATCAGGGAAAGTTCAACAGTCAGTCGAGCTCGGCAAGTCTAAATTTCAGAAAAAATAAATGGGCGATAAGTTCTAATCTAAGTTCAAGAAACCAAATCCGAATTCAGGAATACGATATGATGAACGGCGATGCGAGAAGCACGAACAATTCCGTGGGATACGTAAAAAACGGAACTTTCGACATTGGCGGTTACCTGAATATTGATTACGATTTATCCGAAAAACAAACGCTCGGATTTTCCTACAACACTTGGTACAGCGAGAATTTCGATACCGAAACGAATCTTTTCAATACCATTAAATTTCTGGACAATTCGAATAATTGGCAAACGCATTACAACCGCACCCAAAATTTTATGACGTCGGATGACCTCAACAATAATTTCAATTTGAATTATGAACTGAAACTGGACGATAAAGGCAGCAAAATCAATGTGAATGCGGCTTACCTGAAATTCGGACAAACCGAAAAAAACCAAAGCATGACGAGTACCACCAACTCACAGAATCAGATTATCGGCTTGGAAGGAAAATTCAACCAACTCATTCCGCAGCATATTGATAATTTTTCTGGAACTGTTGACTTTACCAAAGCTTTTAAGAGTTTCACTTTGGGAGCAGGCGGAAATTTCAACAAGACAAAAACCGACAACGACACTTATCTCGAAAATCTGGATTTGAACACGGGGAATTATGTGAAGGATCTTCAGCAAAGCAACCATTTTGTGTACGACGAAAAGATTTCAGGACTATATCTGAATTTTGACAAGAATTTTGGTGAAAAAATTTCGGCAAAGTTGGGCGCAAGAATGGAATTTACCGACAGTTACGGACAAATTTTAGGGAGCACAATTGAAGTCGCAAGAAAACATCAGAATTTTTTGCCGACGTTCAGCGTCAACTATAATATCAATCCAACCAATTCCATTTCGTATTCCTTCACAAGTCGCATGAAGAGACCGAGTTTCTGGGAAATTAATCCTGAAAGAATTTATTTGACGAAGGTGAATTATGTACAAAATAATCCTTTTATGAAGGCGTCTTCGGTTTTCAATCAGGAGTTGATGTATATGTTTAAAAGTGCTTATTTCCTGCAAATTTCTAATTCTTACACGAAAGATGCAACAACGCAGGTTCCGCTCCAGAGAACGGTAAATGGCGTTAATGAATTGCGTTATATCCGAACAAATTACGGAACTAAGAATAATTTTGCCGCGAATTTGGGAATGAACAAATCCTTTTTCAAACAGATCTGGAATGTGAATTATGTGGTTGGTTTGCAGATTAATTCTTACAAAGGCAGCATCGATCAGGATCCGATTACGCACGAAGTTTTTGATCCGTTCGTGGTGGATGGAAGTTTGGTGACGCCGTTTGTCCAGCTTCAAAATACTGTTCGGCTCTCGGCAAAAAAAGATTGGTTTTTGGGCGTGAATTATTTCTACCTCGGCAAAAACAGAATTGATTTGGGAACATTAAAACCACTTCAACAGTTGGACATCAATGTGAAAAAAATCTGGAACGACTGGACTTTTTCTCTCGATTTAAAGGATATTCTGAAGACCAACAAAATTTACATCCACGATGTGCAGCCGACCGGAAAATTCAATATCATCGATCAGTATCAGGATTCGCGAAAAGCATTTTTTACCGTGACTTACAATTTTGGAAATCAGAAAATCAAAAAAGCGAGATCGATCGAAGGTGCGGCAAGCGAAATTAAAAACAGAACTGGAAACTAAAAACACTTCCTCATTAATTCTGCAAATAAAGACACAAAATCGAGGACGAGATCAATATGGAAACAGCAATTTCAAAGCTTAGAAAGAACATTTGGGCAAACTATTACATTTTAGGTGTTAGATTTGTGATAGGTTTTCCTTTGTTCCTTCGGGCTTAACAAAAATTTTTGAAGATCGGTTCACAAGTATTTCCACAGATAATCCCATTGGTGAAGGACTTTATCAAACAGGAATTTACTGGAATTTCTTAGGATTCTGTCAGTTACTTGCTGCATTTTTATTGATTACCCAAAGATTTGCGACCATTGGTGCATTGCTATTTTTCGCGATTATTTCAAATATTATGATGATTACGTTGAGTATGGATTTTAATTATACTCCTGTGATCACCGTACTGATGTGGTTGGCAAACTTAACTTTACTGATTTGGGATTGGGATAAATTGCGGGTTCTTTTTTCCGAAAAGTCGCATGAAAAGATCTATCAAACGCCAGAACGTATTTCAAAAAAGTGGAGAATTGGTGGTTTGGTTTTCTATGTTGTCATCATCATATTTCTTTGTTATGGGCGTTTTTTCTTTAAATAAATTACATTCATACTTCCTGTATTATTTTAAAAGAAATCTGCGTTTAGAATTCTGAACGCAGATTTTTTTTGCATAAAATTTGCAACCTCCATTTCAGTCCAAAATCTATTTTTTATGAAAAATTTTCTGTTTGTAATTTTCGGTTATTTGATAATTTCCTGTTCAGGTTCCACCACCGGAAATCCAACTGACGAACCGCAAAACCTTGCTGCCAAAGATGAAATGAATATTTCCTACGGAAGTAATACGCAGCAGAAATACGACATTTTTCTACCCGCCGGAAGAAGTGCAGACAAAACAAAAGTGCTCATCTACATTCACGGAGGTGGTTGGATTGCGGGTGATAAATCTGAAATCTATGGAGGACTTCCCAAAATGAAGCAGACCTATTTCCCGAAATATGCGATTGTAACCATGAACTACGTTTTGGCTCAACCGGGAACTTCTAATTATGCATTGCCAAATCACATTAACGATATTCAGCACGTCATCAATCAGATCAAGGCAAAATCGCAGGAATACCAGGTGAAGCCGGAATTTGTCCTTTGCGGAAGCAGTGCGGGTGCACATCTGTCGATGTTTTATGCGTACACGAAAAACAATCCGGAAGTAAAAGCGGTGGTGAATATGGTGGGACCTTCTGATTTTAATGACAGTGCATTTTCTACCAATCCGCTTGCGGGATATTTCTCGGGGTTCGTCAATCCTGCATCGGTACCATCGGGAATGAACATGCTTACTTATGCAAGTCCTTTAACCTGGATTACCAATGCCTCGGTTCCGACACTCGGCTTTTATGGAACAGGCGATACTACTGTTCCACTTTCCCAAAAAAATTTGCTCGAAGCAAAACTCACGCAAGAAAATGTACCCCACGAAATATATACCTATAACGGCGATCACGTAGGTTGGATGAGCGAGCCAATTACTTCTTGGATGCTGGATAAGACAAAGAAATTCTTAGAAAAGTACAATCCTTAAAAACAAAAAAGTCGAAAATTTTCGACTTTTTTTATTTTCTGCGGAAAATGAGCATTTATGATTTTGGCAAGAAAACCTCCGCCAACATGCATCTTGCGCTTCCTCCACCGTTGGTTTCAATGGTATGGAGGTCGGAATAGATGATTTCAGAATACTTTTCGATCCCTGAAATCTGTTCCTTGGTTAAAGATTTAAAGGCGGTCTCGCTCATTACTAAAAAAGTTTTTCCTTCGGAATTCCTTACCTGTAGCATATTTCCGGCAAACTGCTGCATCTGGTCTTCGGAAATTTCGATCAGTTCCTTGTCGGTGGATTTGATGACTTCCTGAACTTTTTCGCGCTCCAGCTCGTCGTCGATACAGTCGAGGCAGATGATTGCAAATTGATCCGCGATACACATCATCACATTCGTGTGGTAAATCGGCAAACGCTGATCGCCGACATTTTGGAAAGAATGGAAAACTACGGGTGTGAATCCAAATTCAGCACAGAATTTTCTGAACAGGTCCTCGTCGAGTCGGAGCGAAACAGAACCGTAAGCAATCTTGTAGTCGTGGTCGAAAATCATACTTCCAGTACCTTCTAAAAATCGATCTTCATTTTCGAAATGGGAAAGATCATCGACTTTGTCAATTTTAAAACCTTGATTTTTAATGGTCTCGAGAATGTCCTTGCGACGCTCAACTCGTCGATTTGGCGCAAACATTGGGTACAGCACTACTTTTCCGTCGCTGTGGAAACTCACCCAGTTGTTTGGGAAAATAGAGTCGGGTGAGTGTGGTTCGAGCGTATCTTTCACGGTGATCACATTCACTTCTTTTGCTCTCAGTTTTTCCACAAAGCTGTTGAATTCCTCAAGAGCTTTCTGCTGCGTGTCGGAATCTTTTTGTTCGACCTGGAAATAGTTGTTTTCTGCAGTTTGGGCGTTGTATCCGAAAGCAATCGGCTCGATCATCAGAACGGTATCTGTAGCTTGCATAAAGTAATTATTGAATTTATACAAAAATAGCCAATATTTTGTAATTTGGCATTGGGAAAATTGCTTAAGCGTTTTTTTAACTTTACATCAAATTATCATCAAACAACTACTGAAATTAAAAATTTCTAAGCAAAAATTTTCGTAATAATCCCTTATATTTACAATAACTAAATGAAAAAAATGTACGCAAAAATTTCAACTCTGGCCTTTATACTTTCCACAATTTTCATCAGTTCGCAAGTTACTACAAGTATTGTTTCAGAGGCGGCACGCTTTAACCGGTTTATGAATAGTGTGAAATCTGCAAAATTTGGTCCTATTCCTTATGACGAGATCGAAGGAAACCCTTTCTTCAACAAGAATTTTCTTGCAGCAAAGGTTGAAAGCGCTACAAATCCAATCCCTGCAAGGTACAACATGTTTACCGACTCTATTGAAATGATTAATGATGGGACAATTTATGAGCTGCCGAAAACAAGCGCCTACTCTAAAATTAGCTTTATTGCCTCCAGAGAAAACTTTGTGTATTTGAACCATGGAGTGGAAGCTAATGGATACTATCTGCTGCTCGCCGATGGGAAAAACAGATTGCTGAAAAAACTGAAAACCGAGTTCCGAGATGCGGTGCCTGCACTGAATTCCTTTACCCAGGCAACTCCGGCGAGATTTGAAAATCTACCGGCTGAATATTTTATTCAAACTGGTGAAAATTTAGTCAAAATCCCTAGGAAACAAAATGAATTCTATAAAATTTTTGGAGATAACAAGAACGAAGTTGAAAGTTTTGTCAAAAAGCAAAAACTCAAAGTCAACCAAGAATTAGACCTTATTAGATTAGTTCAGTTTCTGAACACCCAATAAGAAATGTCCGGCAAATTCGCCGGACATTTTTTTAGAAAAGCTCTTGCGCCACTTTCTTAATATTATTGCTTTTCCCCATCGAATAAAAGTGCAGCACCGGAACTCCGAAATCCAATAATTCTCTGCACTGGCTGATTGCCCATTCCACACCGATTTGTTTCACGGCGGTATTGTCTTTTGCTTTGGTAATTTCAGAAATCAAATCTTCAGGTAAATCAATCTTGAAAGTTTTCGGCAGCATCGAAAGATGACCTTTCGTCGCAATCGGCTTAATTCCTGGAATAATCGGCACATCAATTCCCATTGCTCGTGCTTCTTTCACAAAATCAAAGTATTTTTTATTGTCAAAAAACATTTGCGTCACCACATAATCTGCACCGGCTTCTACTTTTTGCTTCAGCCGCTCCAAATCATATTTCATCGACGGTGCTTCGATATGCTTCTCAGGATAACCTGCAACACCGATACAGAATTTGTTGTTTTCATCGCACCTGTCCTCGTCCGTCAAATATTTTCCGTGACCAATATCGTTGATATGCTCCACCAAATCAATCGCATAGCGGTGACCGCCTTCTGTCGGAACAAACTGATTCTGGCCCTTCATTGCATCACCGCGAAGCGCCATCACATTATCAATTCCGAGGTAAAGACAATCCACCAAAAGATATTCGGTTTCCTCCTTCGTAAAGCCGCCACACAAAACATGCGGAACTGTATCTACATTGTATTTATGCTGAATCGAGGCGCAAATTCCCAAAGTTCCGGGACGCATTCTTGTAATTTTTCGCTCCATCAAGCCGTTGCCTTTTTCGATATAAACGTATTCTTCACGCGACGTAGTCACATCAATAAAAGGCGGTTTAAATTCCATCAAAGGATCGATATTTTTGTATAAATCCTCAATCCCCACCCCTTTTTGTGGTGGAATTACTTCAAGTGAAAAAAGCGTTTTGCCGTTGGCGTTTTTTATGTGTTCGGTTATTTTCATTTTCTATTTTTTAACACAAAGTCAAAAGGTTTTTGCACAATGTGCAAAATATTTTGCGTCTTTGTGAAATTCTTAGTGCCTTTGTGGTTAATTTTCTACTAAGTTTGGTCGAAGCCATTTTCTCGCAAACTCTAAATCTACATTTTTACGTTTTGCATAGTCTTCAACCTGTTCTTCAGTAATTTTTCCAACACCGAAATACTTCGATTTTGGATTTGCAAAATAATATCCGGAAACTGCTGCAGTTGGAAACATTGCCAATCCCGGAGTAAGTTCCAAACCAATTTTTTCTTTTACATCCATCAGTTTCCAAATGGTTTCTTTTTCCAAATGGTCTGGACATGCCGGATAACCGGGAGCTGGACGAATTCCTAAATATTTTTCAGCGATTAATTCTTCATTGTCCAGATTTTCATCTTCGGCGTAACCCCAAAATTCTGTTCTCACTTTATGGTGCAGATATTCGGCATATGCTTCAGCCAATCTATCTGAAAGCGCTTTAGCGATAATCGCATTATAATCGTCGTGATCGTCTTTGTATTTCTGAACCAGTTCATCCGTTCCGAAACCTGTCGTCACGGCAAAACATCCGACATAATCCTGCTTTCCTGAATTTTTTGGAGCCACAAAATCCGCTAAAGCCAGATATTCTTTTCCTGCTGAACGCTTCAACTGCTGGCGAAGTGTGTGGAAAGTTCCAATCACATTTCTATTATTATCATACACTTCAATATCATCGTCGTTCACTGTGTTCGCAGGGAAAATTCCGAAAATGGCCTTTCCGGTCAGCAATTTATTATCGATGATTTCTTTGAGCATTTTTTTTGCGTCGTTGTAAAGTTCTTTTGCATGTTCACCTACAATTTCATCTTCCAAAATATTCGGAAATTTCCCGTGAAGTTCCCAACTTCTGAAAAATGGTGACCAATCCATAAACGGAATCAATTCGTTTAAGTCCTGATCTTCAATCACATAAATTCCTAATTTCTTCGGAACAGCAATTTCTTCGTTTTCCCAATCGATTTTAAATTTCTGTTCACGCACTTCCGCCATTGGCAGATATTCTTTTTCAACCTGTCTTGACAAAAATTTCTCCCGGAAATCGGCGTATTCTGTTTTCAGTTCAGAAACATACTCACCGTTTCTGTTGCTCAACAATGAACTTACCACACCAACTGCACGTGAAGCGTCGTTCACATGAACCACGGCGTTGTTATATTTCGGATCAATTTTTACAGCAGTATGTGCTTTAGAAGTGGTTGCACCGCCAATCAACAATGGAAAATTCAGATTTTTTCTTTGAAGTTCATCAGCAACATGAACCATTTCATCCAAACTTGGCGTAATCAAACCGCTCAAACCAATGACATCCACTTTTTCATCAATCGCAGTCTGAATAATTTTTTCCGCAGGAACCATCACTCCCAAATCCACAATTTCATAATTGTTGCAGCCCAAAACTACGGCCACAATATTTTTCCCAATATCATGAACATCCCCTTTTACCGTTGCCATCAACACTTTGCCGTTGGCAGGTTTTGAAGTGTCTTTTTCCGCTTCGATAAATGGCTGAAGGTAAGCCACGGCTTTTTTCATTACCCTTGCAGATTTTACTACTTGCGGAAGAAACATTTTCCCACTCCCGAAAAGGTCGCCGACAACGCCCATTCCTGTCATCAGATTGATTTCTATAACATCTAAAGGTCTTGGCGTGAGTTGTCTCGCTTCTTCCACATCTTCAATAATAAAACGGTCGATACCTTTGACCAAAGCGTGTGTAATTCTGTCCTGAAGCGGGTTTCTGCGCCACTCCAAATCTTCGACGATTTCTTTTTTAGATGATTTATGTTTTTCGGAATAATCTAAAAGTCTTTCAGTGGCATCATCTCTTTTGTCGAGCATCACATCTTCCACCAATTCCAACAAATCTTTCGGAATTTCGTCATAAACTTCCAGCATTGCAGGATTTACAATTCCCATATTCATTCCCGCTTTTATGGCGTGGTAAAGGAATACGGAATGCATCGCCTCACGCACCGAATCATTCCCGCGGAACGAAAACGACACATTGGAAACACCTCCCGAAACCGAAACATGCGGCAGGTTTTCGCGAACCCATTTTGTACCTTCAATGAAATCGAGGGCATTTCTGCGGTGTTCTTCCATTCCTGTTGCGACAGGGAAAATATTTAAATCGAAAATAATATCTTCCGGCGGAAAACCAACTTTGTTCACCAAAATATCGTATGAACGCTTCGCAATTTCGATTCTCCGTTCCAGGTTATCGGCTTGTCCTACCTCATCAAACGCCATCACAATCGCAGCGGCACCGTATCTTTTAATAGTTGTCGCGTGATGAATAAATTCTTCCTCTCCTTCTTTCAAACTGATCGAATTCACCACACATTTCCCTTGAACCACCTGCAGTCCTGCTTCCAAAATTTCCCATTTTGAAGAATCAATCATAATCGGAATTCTCGCAATATCAGGTTCTGAGGCGATTAAATTCAGGAATTTTACCATACAGTATTTTCCATCCAACAATCCATCATCAAAATTGACATCGAGAATCTGTGCTCCGCCTTCAACCTGGTGTCGCGCAATATCCAATGCCTCTGCAAATTTTTCTTCTTTAATCAAACGAAGAAATTTTTTGGAACCTGCAACATTGGTTCGCTCACCAACATTGATGAAGTTGGATTCCGGGGTTATAATTAGCGGTTCGAGACCGGAGAGTTTTAAGTATTTCATAATATTAATGTAACAATTTGAAAATGTACCAATATAACAATCAATGCGATTGATACATTGTTAGATTGATACATTGTTAGATTAAACAATCTTCCTTGGCTGATAGTTTTTCACCAAATCTGCAATGGCTTTAATATGTG from Chryseobacterium suipulveris includes:
- a CDS encoding TonB-dependent receptor domain-containing protein translates to MKKLLISLSLLTGIVAFSQTDSAKVQNIENVTVTKKVIQKKSDRLVFDVSASPVAKGNTAFNLLKETPLVSSTDDKTLKIAGKSNAVIFINGKKTQMNADAIEALLKNTPAENIQKIEVITLPGSEFNVESSDGIINIVLKKKLTDGANGNFRASNYQGKFNSQSSSASLNFRKNKWAISSNLSSRNQIRIQEYDMMNGDARSTNNSVGYVKNGTFDIGGYLNIDYDLSEKQTLGFSYNTWYSENFDTETNLFNTIKFLDNSNNWQTHYNRTQNFMTSDDLNNNFNLNYELKLDDKGSKINVNAAYLKFGQTEKNQSMTSTTNSQNQIIGLEGKFNQLIPQHIDNFSGTVDFTKAFKSFTLGAGGNFNKTKTDNDTYLENLDLNTGNYVKDLQQSNHFVYDEKISGLYLNFDKNFGEKISAKLGARMEFTDSYGQILGSTIEVARKHQNFLPTFSVNYNINPTNSISYSFTSRMKRPSFWEINPERIYLTKVNYVQNNPFMKASSVFNQELMYMFKSAYFLQISNSYTKDATTQVPLQRTVNGVNELRYIRTNYGTKNNFAANLGMNKSFFKQIWNVNYVVGLQINSYKGSIDQDPITHEVFDPFVVDGSLVTPFVQLQNTVRLSAKKDWFLGVNYFYLGKNRIDLGTLKPLQQLDINVKKIWNDWTFSLDLKDILKTNKIYIHDVQPTGKFNIIDQYQDSRKAFFTVTYNFGNQKIKKARSIEGAASEIKNRTGN
- a CDS encoding alpha/beta hydrolase, which produces MKNFLFVIFGYLIISCSGSTTGNPTDEPQNLAAKDEMNISYGSNTQQKYDIFLPAGRSADKTKVLIYIHGGGWIAGDKSEIYGGLPKMKQTYFPKYAIVTMNYVLAQPGTSNYALPNHINDIQHVINQIKAKSQEYQVKPEFVLCGSSAGAHLSMFYAYTKNNPEVKAVVNMVGPSDFNDSAFSTNPLAGYFSGFVNPASVPSGMNMLTYASPLTWITNASVPTLGFYGTGDTTVPLSQKNLLEAKLTQENVPHEIYTYNGDHVGWMSEPITSWMLDKTKKFLEKYNP
- the ctlX gene encoding citrulline utilization hydrolase CtlX — encoded protein: MQATDTVLMIEPIAFGYNAQTAENNYFQVEQKDSDTQQKALEEFNSFVEKLRAKEVNVITVKDTLEPHSPDSIFPNNWVSFHSDGKVVLYPMFAPNRRVERRKDILETIKNQGFKIDKVDDLSHFENEDRFLEGTGSMIFDHDYKIAYGSVSLRLDEDLFRKFCAEFGFTPVVFHSFQNVGDQRLPIYHTNVMMCIADQFAIICLDCIDDELEREKVQEVIKSTDKELIEISEDQMQQFAGNMLQVRNSEGKTFLVMSETAFKSLTKEQISGIEKYSEIIYSDLHTIETNGGGSARCMLAEVFLPKS
- the metF gene encoding methylenetetrahydrofolate reductase [NAD(P)H] encodes the protein MKITEHIKNANGKTLFSLEVIPPQKGVGIEDLYKNIDPLMEFKPPFIDVTTSREEYVYIEKGNGLMERKITRMRPGTLGICASIQHKYNVDTVPHVLCGGFTKEETEYLLVDCLYLGIDNVMALRGDAMKGQNQFVPTEGGHRYAIDLVEHINDIGHGKYLTDEDRCDENNKFCIGVAGYPEKHIEAPSMKYDLERLKQKVEAGADYVVTQMFFDNKKYFDFVKEARAMGIDVPIIPGIKPIATKGHLSMLPKTFKIDLPEDLISEITKAKDNTAVKQIGVEWAISQCRELLDFGVPVLHFYSMGKSNNIKKVAQELF
- the metH gene encoding methionine synthase, producing MKYLKLSGLEPLIITPESNFINVGERTNVAGSKKFLRLIKEEKFAEALDIARHQVEGGAQILDVNFDDGLLDGKYCMVKFLNLIASEPDIARIPIMIDSSKWEILEAGLQVVQGKCVVNSISLKEGEEEFIHHATTIKRYGAAAIVMAFDEVGQADNLERRIEIAKRSYDILVNKVGFPPEDIIFDLNIFPVATGMEEHRRNALDFIEGTKWVRENLPHVSVSGGVSNVSFSFRGNDSVREAMHSVFLYHAIKAGMNMGIVNPAMLEVYDEIPKDLLELVEDVMLDKRDDATERLLDYSEKHKSSKKEIVEDLEWRRNPLQDRITHALVKGIDRFIIEDVEEARQLTPRPLDVIEINLMTGMGVVGDLFGSGKMFLPQVVKSARVMKKAVAYLQPFIEAEKDTSKPANGKVLMATVKGDVHDIGKNIVAVVLGCNNYEIVDLGVMVPAEKIIQTAIDEKVDVIGLSGLITPSLDEMVHVADELQRKNLNFPLLIGGATTSKAHTAVKIDPKYNNAVVHVNDASRAVGVVSSLLSNRNGEYVSELKTEYADFREKFLSRQVEKEYLPMAEVREQKFKIDWENEEIAVPKKLGIYVIEDQDLNELIPFMDWSPFFRSWELHGKFPNILEDEIVGEHAKELYNDAKKMLKEIIDNKLLTGKAIFGIFPANTVNDDDIEVYDNNRNVIGTFHTLRQQLKRSAGKEYLALADFVAPKNSGKQDYVGCFAVTTGFGTDELVQKYKDDHDDYNAIIAKALSDRLAEAYAEYLHHKVRTEFWGYAEDENLDNEELIAEKYLGIRPAPGYPACPDHLEKETIWKLMDVKEKIGLELTPGLAMFPTAAVSGYYFANPKSKYFGVGKITEEQVEDYAKRKNVDLEFARKWLRPNLVEN